The DNA window TGATCTGGTAACCACTAGATGGGTGTAAGAGCCTGCATTCACTGTCAGTGTAAGCTCAACTTCTTTGAAATTCATGTAAACTTCATTCACTAAAAAGCTAAAAgctgttattgtatatttttcacatatttgtacagaatattgtatttgttttaattgttatGTAGTTATGTGGTGCATGTGTTTTTGACTTTTGCTGCCATGACGCGAGGTCTCTCTTGGAAACGAGATTTTTAATCTTAGTGAGATTTTTACCttgataaataaaggactaataaaaaaaatcatttttaaaactacatTTAAGTCTGTATTTGTTCTGCATTTCAGTTGATGTAAAGatgttttgatttcttttttgtttttgtttctgttgagGGTCAAGAGGTGTCTGGAGCTAATCTCTTTGGGGTGTCAGAAGAACAGAGATGACCTGGCTGGAACCTGTTCACAGACAGATGCAGAGGAGAACATGCAGACCTGATGCATGTACCTACATGTGTATCTTCAGCCCATATGTGAATATCTGCTTAGTGAGTTATCTTACTTGTGGTGGTTTGTGTACACTGGTCTTAGAAGACATAATGAATGCTTATCCCACCTGTATGGGCTAGTCTTAAACAACAGGAAGGACAATAGGAGGAGACAGGGTGTGGTACTGGATGGCAAACATTGGTCAGCCACTTCTGTCTTAAGTCCCTTCCACAGAAATGAACAGATAAACCATTAGAAGTAGACAGCAAGAGGGAACATAAGAATAACTGGGTATCTAAAACTGAATGTACTTTTGGCTTTATATTCTTATTTCTTCTTATCCTTGTTTATTTGAGgtgactgtagctcaggaggtagaccAGATCAtttactaatcagaaggttggtgattcaatccctggctgctccactacgaaagtatccttgggcagaGTTGCTCTCCAGTGCGTTCATCTGTGTGTGAATGATAGAAAGCGCTTGGGTGTAGAAAAATCTGCTTGTGTGAACAAAGCACGTTATATAAAGTAGTTTGAGTGCTcaaatagagtagaaaagtgtttCCATTTCcagtaagttttttttcttcatattttatatttatgcgTGTTGGAAAACATCCAGCCTTTGAAACTACTTTTATTCTGACCTTTCTGTTTTAATGAGTTTTTCACGATGAAGGCTGACCATTTGGACTTGGCACTAAAACTGATCTCACACACAAGTGCATgcctgtatttgtgtgtgcatacagtttgtgtgtgtgtgtgtgtgagagagacaccTTAACCCTACATTATCAGTCTGTGTAAAGGCCGGGTCTTATCGCAACTCTCTTCTCTCTCAGAGTAATAATGCCTTGAAGATGGCTGTTGTGTGCTTGCATGCTTGCTGGCCATCTCTCACCACCAGGCAATGCCAGCACCAATGACTGCTTTGAGATATACAAGAAGTGTTGTTAATGATGGTGACATAAACACTGACACTTTTGGCGTCAGTTTGTAATACttatgattaaataaaattaatgttCTACTGGAAATGTGGCTTCCTTTTGCTTCCTTTCTGGAGTAAAATAAGACATTCAAAGCAGGCTTGAAGGCTTTCACCGAAAGAGTGAGAAGTGCATGTTGAAAGATAGTTTTACAAGGAGACATGGAGGGGCTGAATGAAAGTCCTTGTCTCCTCTCTGAGCCCACCTCTCTTGCCTTTTCACTCTGCTCCGAAACTCTGACGTCTAATGAAGGATTTACCTATGTCACTGTGACCTCACTGATACACTGCTCTGCAGTTTGGGATGATTATAATGCAAGGTGAAACAGCTTTGAAGAGTAAAACACTTGTATTTACTCCTAACATCTGTGCGCATTTGATAATATGTAAACAGACACAAGCCAGCCATGCCTTTCTTCCCTCTGTGGTGAGCTGTTACTCATCACCCAGTCTGCCAGTCTGGTCCACATAGCCTCCCAGGAATGCTTCAAAAACACAGTACCTCATACAGTAAAGCCAACAAACAGTATTTCCAACGTTCAGTATCTGAATTAGATCACCATGCTCTATATTTCCTGCTGTTTAAAGGTTTGCTTGTGGGTATATGTAATGCTTTAAACAAGGTTTaattattagtttttatttatctatgtgaaactattttcagcagacaaaGAATTTCCTTCCTTTGTTTTCTGGCCACCTCAGCTCTCCAGGACAGATGGGTGTATGGTTTCCTCTGTTTGCTCTTCTGTCAGCGGCTCTTGTTATAGAAAAGCACCTACAGACCAGTCAGCCAAGACCTTTACACTCAGCAAGCTTCCCCCTGTTGACTGATCATACTAAGGAGCGGAGTATTAGGGCAGTGTTTGCCTCTTCACTTTATTATAACgaggctgtttgttgttttctctgaCTACTTTAGCCCCTAAATATAAGAACTTCTGTGTTTTATGTCATAAACTAGGGTGGCTATGGCTCAGGTAGTAGAGCGGATCGTTTACCAATTGGAAGGTTGTTGGATCAATCGTGTCCTTGTGTCAAAGTtaccttgggcaagatactgaacctgAAGTTGTCCCTGATCTGAGtgtatgtgtgaatgttagataaaaTGAATGCGATTGGGTGAATGAGATTTATAGTGGAAAGTAAATGTGGGCAGATGGATCCAAATATGGGTAGTATCATTGCTGATAGTACACCAGCGCCAGTATTGGTATTGGATCAATACTAGTAAAATGAGAGTGATACTTTGTTTCCATCTTATAAGTTCAGTATGTAAAAGTTTgaattgtgtttaaaaaaaattttttaatgaaaaaaaaaaaatctaccttAAACATCCAGTATGaaaaatgtttgaatgtttttgtgttgactgtcatctatattttatttatagcctgtagcacatttaaacaacataagttgacccaaagtgctttagagacaggaacatttacattccaggtgTCCAGAAAAACccagctttaaaaacacacgCTGAAGCTGTAAGGTGTGTTTTGACAGATTAAGCAATTATATTAGAAAGTACAAATAATttagtgatcattaaaatatgttcagaatttgcaaattgatgAATATTCATCTCATAACTCATAACGCCCTGCTCTCCCatacataagctgcctttataggttaaaagtatcGATATTGGTGTTGGGAGTATGGgctctgtatttacttggtatcggataaaTGCCAATTTTTGTAGTATCACACAGCACTAGTGGAAAGTGCTGTATAAGAACTAGTCCATTATAATAGCAAATGGGTACAAAGTCTGGAAATACCTATATTAGGCTATACAATGTTAAATTAGAGAGCATTTAAGATGTTAGGTGAATTCTTTAATCCTTTAGATAGGATATACCAAGGCTTGCTGTTTGCTTGCTTTCACTGTGTATGCTAAGCTAGCCATCTCCTACTAtaactttatatttaatggaAAGAGTGGACTTAATCTTCTCATCTTTCTAATGGGTGCATTTCTAAATTGGCCAAATTATTCCTTTAATGATGTTAACAGTCagttattttgatattttttggCTTAGACATCAACACTAAAAGTTTCGCCGTTATATTTTGCTTTCCCTTCTCCTTAACCTTCAGTTTTCCGTTTATGCACCGCTTGCTTCTTGCTAAAAGAATCCCCTGAAGCATTTCAACTGACTCTGTCAGATGGTCATGTTTTCCACTTTATGCACATGTTGCTCACTGCCTAATTGTTTGTGTTTACCTTAACAGGATTTGACCTCTGCTTGGTGTTCAGTCTTATGTATGTATTTTGCAGCATCCCTCACTGCATTGCCCAAGGCTGAGGGATTGTCTGGGTGTCTTGGGGGCAGACAAGTATTTATCCAGGAAGTAACTTAAGCAGCACATCTTTAATCATATAGCAACGGGTCAAAGGTTTATGTTGCCTGGTGAAGGAACAATTGCAGAATAAACTGTATATTCTGTAGTAAGTAAAGTCTGTTTCTTCATTTGAATGGTCAGAGGTCAGTAGTAGAAAACTGGGGTTTGCTCTAGACAGTTTATTATTGCATTAACGtcccaaaatgtaaaaattataacaataataattagaGATGATTACTTTTAAATTGCTACTCATGAAGTAATTATAAAGCTATTTATGATGCATATATTCACTCttttttatctgtgtgtgttcatgtgaaaTTTTGCAAATGAGATATGATTACCTTATATGTAAGCATCAAGCATgactgatttgtgtgtgtgtgtgtgtgtgtgtgtgtgtgtgtgtgtgagaaccaTGCGCTGTGCTTTAGCGGGGCAGTGTAGCGTGCAGTGCAGGAGTGAGCAGAGGCGGCCCTGGCCAGTACAGCCCCTGTACCCTGGTAATCCCTGCGTTTTCAGGAGCCCTGGCCCGTACTTGATGAGCTTGAGCAAGAAAAAGGTTGCGCTCTCCcgtgtgtttctctctctgtgtctccctctctttctctctgtctctcgctctttCATTCCCCCACTTTTTCTCATGAACCCCTCCTCCCCATCCCCTGGAGCCACTGTGCGAATGAATAGATTCCAAGTGTTTACTCAGCAACTTTGTCCATCCATCTCACCCTCTGTACTTCTCAGGATTTcatggaaaaggaaaagagaacCTGTGAACTTGCTACCATCAGTGAATCTCTTAGCAAACTGGGAGATATGACTGGAAATGTAACTGAGATTTGCTAAAACTtgtgaagaacattaaaacaaaactggaAAAGTACATGCTGTAGGAGTCGTGCTACATGATTTCCTACCAGTGGCATAAGTTGTTCAGAAAATCTTGCAAACTTATGATCATTTCCTGAGAGAAAATTCCCCCAATGTCACACTCTGGCTGAAGTGGTTCAGGATGGATGTAATATCCAGTGTGGCAGCACAATGTGGAATCAACATttagaacaaaataaaactggacATGTGAAATTGTCTGTCTGAGATGAAGTAGCCATTTTTCCTTCATTCGATTACCCTTAAATAAGCATCCAGTTTACACTCACAGAACACTTTATTAGATGCACATTGCTAGTATTGTTGGACTCCCTTTTGCTTTCATAAGCGTCTTCATTATTTGCAGCATAGATtgaacaaggtgctggaaacattcagtactgacatgatagcatcatcCCACtgatgcagatttgtcagctgcacatccattccaccacatcccaaaagtCTATTTGACCGAAATCTGGTGACTGTAGGTGACTATACAGTGAAGTCATTGTCAtcttcaagaaaccagtttgaggtgatttgagctttgtggtAGTGTGTCATCCTCTTTCAAGGAGACTTCAGAAGgagggtacactgtggtcataaaaggGCGGACATGTCCATCAAGCATATTTAAGCagtctgtggtgtttaaatgatgctcagtcaGTACTAAGCAACCCGAAGTGTATgaaaaaatatcccccacatgattacaccaccagcagaaGCCTGAGCTGTTAATTAAAGGCAGGAAGGATCCacgttttcatgttgtttataccAAATTCTGACTGTACCATTTGAATGTGGCAGCAGAAATCATGAGTCGTTAGACAAAACAATGCTTTtcaatcttctattgtccaattcTGGCGAATCTGTGAGGACTGTAGTTTCCTGCTTTTTGCTGACAGGACTCAGAGATACTATTCTGcacaccttggttgtaacaagtggttagttgagttactgttgctttcCTATCAGCTCTCAGTTgatatttttctccttttcagaccattctctgtaaccCCTAACTATGattttgtgggaaaatcccagtagactagcagtttctgaaatattctgACCAGTACATGTGGTACTAATAACCCTATCACATTCAAAGCCACTTAAATCAACTTTCTTCtctattctgatgctcagtttgaacttcagcatgtTGACTTGACCATGTCTAAATGCATTAAGTTGTGATGTGAGTGGCTGATTATATATTTAGGTTAATGCGCAGTGGAACAGGTGTAACTTAAAAAAGTCTCCAGTGAATGGCGGTCTAATTAGTTCATGTTTACCCTTTAAAGCACAGTGGCTGCGACGTTTAACTGTGTGTCTGATGATGGTGaaaaaagttaccacactaTCCCGTCCCTTTTCATATTTTGTCTTCATGCACTTATAAATATATGCTCTGCCCTGTATGTTAGAGAAAGTCTGTGACTTCTGTTTACTAGTGAATTTAGGGGATTCTACATTAAAATAATTTGTCACTTACCAAATAGTTTCCAGTTAAAATCCTGTCGATATGATACATGATTCATCTCGGTTTAGAATACAGCATAGGTTCAGAGGGGTCTAAGGAAGTCAGGTTTaaacaatttcttttttaacaaaaaaataacaaatatttcCCACCAGTGAAATTACTCCAACTGACTGACTACAGTCTAATATacagttaaatataaaaaatagcaAATGTATGAAAGTTTAATTTGATGAAAAATGTTCTAATGGAGCTATTAAACATATTAAACAACTGGATTGCAGATAAGAGTTGGAGTTAGTTTTAGTCACTATTCTTGCGGTTGTTAAGAATTAAGCAGGGTTTTTGTACTCTAAGAtgaaacttccactttttgggtGCTGGTAACTTCTGTTGTTCTACATTTTAGATTACTTTTCCCACATCCATAGacttcatttaaaatattttactgtagcAGGCTTTTTCTTGGCTAGCCACAACATAATAAAGTAAGTAAAAGTACAGTGTGACAGAGAAACAAGCACGCAGACTGGCCGTACAACATGACTAATGTACTGATAGTGTTGAGGTACAGAGAGGTGTGAAGGCTCTGACAGGGTAATGAGGTGGTCAGTGTGGGGATTAGCAAGAGGCCGCAGGCCCCGAGGCAGAAGGCCTCGTTTCCTGGCCTGAGCCCCTGTTTGTCCTGCCTGACCTGACAGCTCTGGGGGCAGATCCTGCTTGGATACATCCCCGCTCCCACGCCTGTCTGAAGCTGTTAGCCACTGGCTGTGAGTAGCTAGCTGGGCTTAGTGTTGTCTGAGCTGTGGCTGGGTGGGGAGGGGTCCAGTCATCTGTGGGAAGGGGTGGCAGCTACTGTGTGCTGGCAGAGAGAGGGTGATCGGGGGGAAAAGGCATCTGGGAGAAGAGTGGGCAGCGATGATTAATAGCTTTGGTCTGGCTGTTGTCAaaacttttttatttgtgttactcATGTTGGAAGGAAAACGAGCCATCTCGTCTTTCTTCTTTTGAACATCATCACTCTGTCTCCATGGATCTGTTCTACCTAGTTGTCAATGATTTACCACATATGTGTACAGTAATAATTGGGAGATCaactaaaaggaaaaacaacaaaaaatattcCAATATGGTGTCTGGCAAATGCATGCTCCCAGTTTAGGTTGTCATAGATTTTACCCTTCTACCGAAAAATGTAACCTTGTGTGATGTGTTGTTGTTGAATTAGATTTGGTGATTGCATGACTTATAACACTGCTCACATAATATTTACTTATGAAATCTTCCAGGGATTCCACCCGCTTCTATCCTgggttttcctttaatttgttgCTTGGATGTCATTGACATTATTAAGCTTCCCTTCAGCTCGCTTCAACACCTTAACCCACATTTTAAACACTGGTAGTTCATCTCTGTGCGTTTTACCTTTGCAATTAACTTCAGCCTTCTTGTTTGCCCGAATGATCAATTAAAAGCACTTTCAGGTTCTGGTCTTCAAAGAGTGTTGTCTGCATACCAACTGTGTGCACAACCCTGTTTTTACTTCAAAATCCATAAGACAACACCTCTCCTCTAAACCATGGGGAGTGTTTGATTATCACTCtccaaaaatgaaaatgaaatgaagggATATTTACTTTTCTTGCCCAAAAGCTTTGATAGCTCAATTGCTTGTTTTCAGTGGcttgttattatttttcaatTGGTGGATTGGCTGTTGGGTTTGGAGTAGCATGGAGCAGCTCTCCGAGTGTTGTTTCTGCCCTGGATATACACACAGGCATTAGTGAAAGCACAGAGAGAGCAGCTgagatacagacacacacacacaaggagaaagagagggagagagacagagaatgCATCACCACTAAAATTTTTTGTTAGTGTCTCAAACATTACATAAATGTGAGAATGACAAATCAATGCAATTTTATTGTTTGGTTCTGCCATACACGGGCCTCTTCTGATTAAAGATGTTAAATCCTACAATGTAAAAATACAACACTTTTTACAATCTAAAAATTTAGCATTACATGCAAGTCTTTGTATTATATAAACCGCAGTCTGTTAGAAAATTGTCAATTTCTGGGTGAATACTCGGTGGGTCCTCCTGCCTCAGTCGTCACTGGCTACTCAGTGGCGTCATTCCTGCCCTATCATATAAAACTGTCAACGCCTTTCTCTCACCTGAACTGACACGCACACTACCCCAAACACCAGGACAGGATAGGGGCCAGAGCAAGGGGCTGTACATGCACCTGGTTGATTCTTTCCCCTGCTGATCATTTCGACAAAAAAGGCGATCGTTGCATTGGTTCTTTTATGAATCTAGCAAATTATTCCTACTTCTCTGGCATGTGCAACATGACCGCAGAGCAATCGCCTGCCGAGGCAAGTCCTGTTGTCATGTCTCCAAATGTGAGCCTGGACTCGCCACTGCCTCCGCCGCCTTTGATGCTGCAGGCCCGGTCAAAGGAAAGCATTTTGATCAAGTCCGAGCCCCGTGGAAACAGTCCCAACACGGAGGACGGAGGCGCTCTGGGTCAGACTGAGGAGCACCTGCCCACGGGGAGCCGCAGGAGGAAGAGGCCCGTCCAGAGGGGGAAGCCTCCCTACAGCTACATCGCTCTCATCGCCATGGCCATTGCCAACTCCCCGGAGAGGAAGCTCACCTTAGGGGGCATTTATAAGTTCATAATGGAGCGCTTTCCTTTCTACAGGGAGAACTCGAAGAAGTGGCAGAACTCAATCCGCCACAACCTCACGCTCAATGACTGCTTTGTGAAGATCCCCCGGGAGCCCGGTAGACCAGGTAAAGGCAATTACTGGACGTTAGACCCCGCAGCTGAGGACATGTTTGACAACGGAAGTTTTTTGAGGAGAAGGAAAAGATTCAAGCGCACAGACGTTAGCACATACCCCGGTTACATGCAGAGCTCCAGCGCTTTTACGCCAACGCCAATGGGAAGGCCTTCGTATCCAAACGCCCTGTATGCCGGCATAGGGTCAGGTTACGGCTCTCAGCTGACGGCCACATCCCCACACCCAGCCATGCTGCATCATTACCAGACCTCTGCTGGAGTCAGCCAAGGACAGCCGCGCATGTTCAGCATCGACAACATCATCAGTCAGCAGACGGTTGTGCAGAGCGGCTCAGGTGGGGACCTCAACTCCCAAGCGCTGGGGCTGGGTGGAGGCGATTTGAGCACTATGACCTCCAGCTGCTCGGTAACCGGCACCGACCCGTCTGCTTGTTTCCAGACCCAAACTGTCAACCCGTCAGCGAACATGCTGAGCAGAAACAGCGCGAACCTTTCATCCAACCTGACCACCGGGTACCCATATTCCTCTCCGGCTTCTCCTCCAAATCTGCCCACCATGACCCAGTCCGGATTCTCCCCGGGCAGCTCCCAAGTGTACTGTACGAGCAACCGGCTCTCCCTACCGGCATTGCGCCCGAGCTCCTGCGCCGAGCACTCGGAGCAGCTACTGGGCCTCTCCAACCCCATGAACTACAACAACACTTACATGAGACAAGCCAACTTTGCGTCAGGATTAGAGCGGTATATGTAAGATGAAAACTAAAAACTTAAGTGAGTGCAGACAGGAAGGATTCTAGACCTAAATAGCCCATTAAAGgaaaaagccccaaattaatcAGAAGAACAGCTTAAAAATAATAAGTCCATATTATTCAGTCAGCATAACAATAAATGATAGATTTAGTTCACGCTGGAATTTCGGAATTTAATTTTTGCCAAGCTCAAAAGGACATGACACAATAAGACCGAGCCTCACTATGAAACATTCCTATTTGAAAAGGTGTAAAGCCATTTAGTTTGACACATTCCATGAGTGTATCTCAATATGTATTAATTTGTGAAACACTGCTTTCGTATTTCCTGTATTTTGCCGTTTGTTTTTAAGTTTACATGTTTCTTATAGACTTATAGACTGTTCACGTCTGCTGTTTCACGTCTgctgttttttatgtaaatattGTGCTGATGTAAAGACTTTATTAAAGGAAGGGTGTTAGCATTACACGCGACAAAGGatataaaaaggaaata is part of the Pelmatolapia mariae isolate MD_Pm_ZW linkage group LG23, Pm_UMD_F_2, whole genome shotgun sequence genome and encodes:
- the foxe3 gene encoding forkhead box protein E3, yielding MNLANYSYFSGMCNMTAEQSPAEASPVVMSPNVSLDSPLPPPPLMLQARSKESILIKSEPRGNSPNTEDGGALGQTEEHLPTGSRRRKRPVQRGKPPYSYIALIAMAIANSPERKLTLGGIYKFIMERFPFYRENSKKWQNSIRHNLTLNDCFVKIPREPGRPGKGNYWTLDPAAEDMFDNGSFLRRRKRFKRTDVSTYPGYMQSSSAFTPTPMGRPSYPNALYAGIGSGYGSQLTATSPHPAMLHHYQTSAGVSQGQPRMFSIDNIISQQTVVQSGSGGDLNSQALGLGGGDLSTMTSSCSVTGTDPSACFQTQTVNPSANMLSRNSANLSSNLTTGYPYSSPASPPNLPTMTQSGFSPGSSQVYCTSNRLSLPALRPSSCAEHSEQLLGLSNPMNYNNTYMRQANFASGLERYM